Proteins encoded by one window of Rutidosis leptorrhynchoides isolate AG116_Rl617_1_P2 chromosome 7, CSIRO_AGI_Rlap_v1, whole genome shotgun sequence:
- the LOC139859549 gene encoding uncharacterized protein, producing the protein MNKINNIFNLLPDDLLGEILSRVGQNSLTQLGVARLVCKAFYKQAQHPLVYQRLSFDRLPVGSWGIPQMIYLYHRCLVNKNPNAIFCRGLLFYFDGKYTQDGLLYLKQASNCQFVEAVYVYGLVMFTSHDVNEKEIGLKILNQTFSPIPDYVVAMRTKVYDLIHQTWRMNRHPFADVEMRCPISGHNGYLPRRNGFELKKPECMSCFWTYELKLFVNQYDINNTTQSKVVTSSTTQYISSMMKENIFEHTTNTTGECSYNIATPASLTPSLRISKESLNNTDKCYTSSYSISKDYVDYGNLSYICFTYGAKLWHKETKVGKKIRFLPGILTLLFESGKNKTKPSSSRHSLDEDLIRQIMEVLDEHNPIVKTFRMAREGFLETPNTQMKINLIGRRTKDGRNYNLPMVDGVAALIVGDINVSSYEKRDIIIDSRIERLKRISELHTEYLALQYPLLFIYAEDGYRTDILHRDVDEHSTRVKKRVTMREFFAYKLQERAVPTLMHLGRKLYQQFVVDAYTMIEAERISYIRKNQNILRADTFTNLLNSAASGTSKNSMMGNRIKLPSSFTRSARNMIENYRDAMALCRVFGYSDLFLTFTCNPKWPEITRELDGTGFKPEDKPSFCARMFKMKLDQLMKDIREKNYLVLLKQFYVMKVYTVEFRKCGLPHAHICLFLDERNKMPQPKDVDQYICAEILNEIKEPELYQLVSDLMIHGPCGEKNPSCHCTDSDKKCTKSFPKPFSDVTKTDEDGYPIYRRRDDGRTVTKQGHELDNRSVVAYNPYLLKRYQAHLNVEWCNQVASISYLFKYINKGNDRITAQLCNAETDEIQEYYDCRYVSSCEAVWMIMKFDIHHHYPIVIRLPFHLEGQQQIIFDEDELIDEVLEKPSVNTSMFLEWMNCNTSNQEARELTYVEFPTKFIWNKDNRSWIRRKRNTGAIGRIHHVAPASGDLFFPYNTSQQGTQIEIELLKDLTLQENDKLLQRNSSSLRSFSSMPYQSNHISENHLIIDELSYDKSSLTNEHSDFITKLTFKQKEAYDQIIKAVDHGKGGVFFLYGYGGTGKTFLWKTLSAALRRKGEIVLNVVSSGIAVLLLSGGRTAHSRFHIPLHPTDESFCSISPSSKLGELIRRTKLFIWDEALMVNKMCIEALDRSMRDICRQSNPDSMDTLFGGKTVVFGGDFRQILPVIQKGKREDIVDASLNSSYLWDYVTVLKLTVNMRLCGNGDVGESEDEDLLITDLDDPIGSIISTIYPNYLFNLGNPEYYQQRAILAPTHEVVNIVNDRMMMCLDGEERSYLSSDSICAPKRDAEFNSELYTTDFLNSIEVGGLPKHNLRLKIGLVMLL; encoded by the exons ATGAATAAGATCAACAATATTTTCAATCTTCTTCCTGATGATTTGCTTGGTGAAATATTATCAAGAGTCGGACAAAATTCTTTGACTCAGTTGGGTGTTGCTCGATTGGTTTGCAAAGCCTTTTATAAGCAAGCCCAGCATCCATTGGTTTatcaaaggctttcctttgatcgtTTACCTGTAGGGTCTTGGGGTATCCCTCAAATGATTTATCTTTACCATCGTTGTTTGGTAAATAAAAACCCTAATGCGATTTTTTGCAggggtttgttattttattttgatGGAAAATACACCCAAGATGGCCTCCTTTATTTAAAACAAGCATCAAACTGCCAATTCGTAGAGgctgtttatgtttatggtttggtTATGTTTACTTCTCACGATGTAAATGAAAAGGAAATCGGTTTAAAAATTCTTAATCAGACATTCTCACCGATACCAGATTATGTGGTTGCTATGAGAACAAAGGTTTATGACCTCATACATCAAACCTGGAGAATGAACCGCCATCCTTTTGCTGACGTGGAAATGAGGTGCCCTATATCCGGCCATAATGGTTATTTACCAAGAAGAAATGGGTTTGAACTAAAGAAACCAGAATGCATGTCGTGCTTTTGGACTTATGAGTTGAAGCTTTTTGTAAATCAATATG ATATAAACAACACAACTCAATCAAAAGTGGTGACTTCATCTACAACCCAATATATATCAAGTATGATGAAAGAAAACATTTTTGAACATACAACAAATACAACGGGTGAATGTTCATATAACATTGCAACTCCGGCATCGTTAACACCATCTCTTAGAATATCAAAGGAATCACTTAATAATACTGACAAATGTTACACTTCATCATACAGTATATCCAAAG ACTATGTTGATTACGGCAATCTTAGTTATATATGTTTCACTTATGGTGCTAAATTATGGCATAAAGAGACGAAAGTAGGAAAAAAAATACGGTTTCTTCCAGGCATTCTCACTTTGTTGTTTGAAAG TGGAAAAAATAAAACAAAGCCTTCGTCTTCACGCCATTCACTAGACGAGGATCTCATTCGTCAAATAATGGAAGTTCTTGATGAACATAATCCTATTGTCAAGACATTTCGGATGGCTCGTGAAGGGTTTCTAGAAACACCTAATACGCAGATGAAAATTAATTTAATTGGTAGACGAACCAAAGATGGACGTAATTATAATCTGCCAATGGTAGACGGAGTAGCAGCACTTATTGTAGGTGATATCAATGTTTCTTCGTATGAAAAAAGGGATATTATAATAGACAGTCGTATTGAAAGGTTAAAAAGAATTTCCGAGCTTCACACCGAATATTTAGCCCTACAATATCCACTTCTGTTTATTTATGCAGAAGATGGGTACAGGACAGACATTCTTCATCGTGATGTCGATGAGCATTCCACAAGAGTGAAAAAGAGGGTTACTATGCGTGAATTCTTTGCATATAAACTTCAAGAACGTGCTGTTCCTACACTTATGCACTTGGGTCGTAAGTTGTATCAACAATTTGTAGTTGATGCTTACACTATGATTGAGGCCGAAAGAATTTCATACATCAGGAAAAATCAGAATATTCTAAGAGCAGATACTTTCACAAACTTATTGAATTCAGCGGCATCAGGTACTTCGAAAAATAGTATGATGGGAAATAGGATAAAACTTCCTTCCTCATTCACAAGGAGTGCTAGAAATATGATTGAGAATTATCGTGATGCTATGGCACTTTGTCGTGTATTTGGCTATTCGGACTTATTTTTAACTTTCACATGTAATCCAAAGTGGCCAGAAATCACAAGAGAATTGGACGGGACCGGTTTTAAACCAGAAGACAAACCATCTTTTTGCGCAAGGATGTTTAAAATGAAGCTCGATCAACTGATGAAAGATATCAGGGAAAAAAATTATTTGGTACTGTTAAAGCAG TTTTATGTAATGA AAGTCTATACCGTGGAATTTCGGAAATGTGGTTTGCCTCATGCCCATATCTGCTTATTCCTTGATGAAAGAAACAAAATGCCTCAACCAAAAGATGTAGATCAGTATATATGTGCTGAAATACTGAATGAAATCAAAGAACCAGAACTTTATCAACTCGTGTCAGATTTAATGATTCACGGTCCTTGCGGTGAAAAGAATCCATCGTGCCACTGCACTGATTCAGACAAAAAATGTACAAAAAGTTTTCCAAAACCTTTCTCAGATGTAACAAAAACTGATGAAGATGGTTATCCAATTTACCGAAGAAGGGATGATGGAAGAACTGTAACAAAACAAGGTCATGAATTGGATAACAGAAGTGTGGTAGCTTATAATCCTTACCTCCTTAAAAGGTACCAAGCTCATCTCAATGTTGAGTGGTGTAACCAAGTTGCTTCAATTAGTTATTTGTTCAAATATATCAACAAAGGTAATGATAGAATTACAGCGCAGCTCTGTAATGCAGAAACTGATGAAATTCAAGAATACTACGATTGTCGATATGTTTCATCGTGTGAAGCCGTTTGGATGATTATGAAGTTCGATATACATCATCATTACCCCATCGTTATAAGACTACCGTTCCATTTGGAGGGACAACAGCAAATCATTTTTGATGAAGACGAATTAATTGATGAGGTATTAGAAAAGCCATCAGTCAATACGTCAATGTTCCTCGAATGGATGAATTGTAACACTTCTAACCAAGAAGCACGCGAATTGACTTATGTTGAATTCCCGACAAAGTTCATTTGGAACAAAGATAATCGAAGTTGGATTAGGCGTAAAAGAAACACCGGTGCAATTGGTCGTATTCATCATGTGGCACCAGCGTCTGGTGATCTTTTTTTTCCTTATAATACTTCTCAACAAG GGACACAAATTGAGATTGAACTATTAAAAGATTTGACTTTACAAGAGAATGACAAACTACTTCAACGCAATAGTAGTTCATTGAGAAGTTTTAGTTCAATGCCATACCAATCGAatcatatttcagaaaaccatcttATTATAGATGAGCTCTCCTACGATAAAAGTTCACTTACAAATGAACATtcagatttcattacaaagttaacaTTCAAACAAAAGGAGGCATACGATCAGATAATAAAAGCGGTTGATCACGGCAAAGGAGGTGTGTTCTTTTTGTACGGTTATGGTGGTACTGGAAAAACCTTCCTTTGGAAAACACTCTCAGCTGCATTGCGCAGAAAAGGAGAAATTGTTTTAAATGTTGTATCAAGTGGGATAGCAGTTTTGCTATTATCTGGAGGTCGGACGGCGCATTCACGTTTTCACATACCGCTTCATCCTACGGATGAGTCATTTTGTTCTATTTCTCCAAGCAGCAAATTGGGTGAGCTTATTCGGAGAACAAAACTGTTTATTTGGGATGAGGCCCTGATGGTTAACAAGATGTGCATTGAAGCACTGGATCGTTCTATGCGTGATATATGTCGTCAATCCAATCCTGACAGTATGGATACTCTCTTTGGGGGTAAAACAGTTGTGTTTGGTGGTGACTTTAGACAAATATTACCGGTTATTCAAAAAGGTAAAAGAGAAGATATAGTAGATGCATCTCTAAATTCTTCCTATTTGTGGGATTATGTTACTGTTTTAAAACTtacagttaacatgagattatgtg GCAACGGTGATGTTGGTGAATCTGAAGACGAAGATCTTTTGATAACAGATCTTGATGATCCAATTGGTTCGATCATCTCAACTATTTATCCAAATTATCTTTTTAATCTTGGAAATCCAGAATATTATCAGCAACGTGCAATTCTTGCTCCAACTCATGAAGTAGTTAACATAGTTAATGATAGAATGATGATGTGCTTGGACGGAGAAGAAAGGTCATATTTGAGCTCAGACAGTATATGTGCGCCGAAGAGAGACGCTGAATTTAATAGTGAACTATACACTACCGATTTCCTAAATAGCATTGAAGTTGGTGGTTTACCAAAGCACAATCTGAGGCTCAAAATTGGACTAGTTATGTTACTTTGA